ACAGGGGAAGAGAAACCTTTCCATGGAATCTATTGATTTCTCAGCAGAGGTGGACGAGGCCGAGTaagtatcatcatcatcatctatacAAGTGATTTCACATACTTTATCTGACAATGATTATATATTCTACAGTGCTGACGTTGAAAGACTAGAGACAACCAAATCAGagctacaaaacaaaattactgAGGAGGTTAAGAACAATGCAGTACTACATTCTAGTTTGGAGAGACGGAAGAAAGCTTTGTATGAGCGGCGTGAAGCTCTAGAGAAAGAAGTAAagcttttaaaacaaaagatatatGAAGTTTTGTCTTATTGAGTGTGTTTACAAAGTTCTTTACCTTTTCAATTAGGTGGAAAGACTACAAGAGCAGTTGCAGCAAGAGAGAGACAAGAAAGCAGCTCTGGAAGTAGGACTGAACATGTCAAAAAGGAACCAACCTATTCCAGAAATAACTGATGTAAaggttgctcttcttcttattcttgccTAGCAACTTGTGTTGGTTACAAAGTACATATCTAACTTGTAagagacatgtttttttttttttgcagttgaAAAAAGATCTGCAAGATGTAGCTCAAGCGGAGGATGATATTACCAGCTTGGAGCATAAGGTTGATGATCTTGAGAACAGACTTGGTCAACAGGACGTTAAAGCATCTAGTGGTAGCAAAGAGTCTCGGAGAAGTCCAGAGCATAATGCAAAAATGTAAGGATTCATTAACACATTCAAAACTTGACCTCACAACAAAGCTAAGTACTAGTCTTGTTTCAACCTTGTCACACACACAGGAAGGAGAAACAAAAGGATACGGAAGCAGCCGCTAGTAATACAACGCTCAAGGTATATATATCTGTTACTTGTCTGTCAAGTCTTTCTCTGTATTTATGCCCTAACATTTTGTAGGAAGGGCAGGGGGATCCAAGAGGAAATGAGATAGAGAAGCAACAAGATTCACGTGGCAAAAGCTCGCAAAAGGTTGCTGGAACGTCTAAGAGGTCTGGCTCAAAGGGAGAGGTAAGTTTCATATTTActgaaacaacaaaaaacatataCCATTTTGTTTCATTTGAGAACATACTTGAAGCTGAGTACATACAAATAGGGAAACACAACAACTTCTGCACTTTCCAAGTTGACAATGAGACTCAACTTCCTCAAGGAGAGACGGAGTCAGATCGCTAACGAGCTCTCAAACATGGACAAAGGAAAAAGCAGCTCAGGGCAACCTAGTCCTTCCTCGGGGCAAAAGAAAAGTCCCCAGGAGAGTGAAAGAGGAACAGGTTCGAACCAGAACCAGAACCAGGATTCAGACAGCAGCAAACTCAATAGCCCGCATGTTCTTGACAGAGGAAGATCCGATAACGGAGGAGATAGAAGCAGAGGATCTGGTGGAGGAAACCATCCCAGCACTACACCAAGGACCTTCTCTAGATGATCTCCTCATTAGAGCTGCTTAACCCCCAAGATGTACAGCCACCATTTAACTTCAGGTTCTCTCCCCCAACAACAAATAACAGattcgttctttttttttttttttttcttctctgctctaccctctcTTATCTTGCTTCAAAGATTAAATAAActacactctttttttttatgtgttctTGACTGTTCAGTGGATATGTTATTATGGTAGAGACATTTACTTCAGAGTATAGAAACAAAAACATTGAATTGTATGTAACAACAACAGTGCTGTTTGAACAAATATCATAATGATTCCTATGctagtattgttttaaatcgTCATCAATCATCTTCAACAATAAAGAATGTTGAGAAAAATTCACGAAGCAGATTCTTGACTTGCTCCAACGTTAAGAAGAGGACAATACTGAAAGGTCCTTGCCAACAACTAAAAATTGAAGTTAGACTCGCCAGTTTTGAAACTAATCAAAGTTAAAAAGAACGTGTAATGCATGTGAGACGGCCCATTGTTTGCTATATGTTCCTTTTAATCATTCGTAAAAAGgtttcataacaaaaattacGTCGCCTGAGAGATTCGAACTCTCGCGGGCAGAGCCCATGTACTTAGCAGGCACACGCCTTAACCACTCGGCCAAAGCGACTTGTTGCTATATCACTTATAAATAATTCTAAATTCAATTATGATAGAGAGATTATGAACCTGAGCTTACTAATCAGATTTGTTGCTAATATAAACCTTCACTCATCCAAACATGTTTCTGTTTGAATTGCCTGGTAATAAAAACAGGAGCATACGTCTTGGTTTTAGAAGTAAATTTACACATGTAGAGGGAGTGATTTGGTGAAAGTGGTTACTGAGAAGTggtatgtatatacatatatagataGTGTACAGTGGGGAAGAAAGTTGTtctaataattttgtaaattgtAATAACCATGAATAAAAGCTAATCTACTCGTGCAGCACAAGCGATGGTGTATCTAACAAGTGTTCATTAATTGATCATCAAGGAAGAAAGGACAAGATGAAGCATATGATGAAAACCTAAACAAGAACATATATAAAGAGAAATAAGACAGAAGAGTTAACATTCGACACGTACTGTGAACAGTGCCGGCTCTTACCCTGTGCACAAGGCACATTTGCACAGGGTCccccaaaaaataaataaaatttagttagaATTTAAGGTCTAATTTTATAGAATTAGGGCCCTTTTTTTGCAAATTACTTTTATTGCTTCTGAAAAGTTAGAATTTGCACAAGGTCCACTCAAAAATTAAGCCGGGCCTGACTGTGAAGCATCTTCTCAACAACCTCTTAGAACTTAGAACAAGTGTGATCAGAATCCGAACAAACATTATCGAGAAGGGAAAGAGAAAAGTTACTTGGGGACATACAAAGAGACAAAACATTATATGAAAGTAGGTCATATCCGAGCCACGTACGAATTGGCCTGTGTCACATATCTCACCCAACGATATGGATTTTGACTACTTGAGTTCTTTGCTATCTGCAAGTATTTGACCTGCACCACACAGTTCATTTAAAACATGTGATTTAAGAGTAGAGTACAGTAAATGCTACGGCAATATAAGATGGGCGCCGTCGGCATTGTACTTACCTGAAGTTTAGAAACATTGTACATCGGAATCGTGAACGTCATGCTGACAGGCCCAGCTTCCTTTGTGATGTTACCTAAAACGATATTGAGAATGTATTATCAGTAAATGCTTTATCTTTTCTCTGCGAAAACAAATAAGGAAAGCTTTTTGTCTTGGAGGATCACCATGAAACTCCTGTGAAAATGTCAGCTTCGCACGCAGTGTATGTTCAGCCCCGCCAACAATCTGGAACATCACAATTAGCAAACGGAAGCAACCATACTACATGTTCAATAGCAAACCACGAGAGAGATTCAAGACTTGCCTTTTTAAAACTCCATTCAAGCATTTTGCTGGTTTCCTTGAAATCTGTCTTCTGTCCAGCCGCACCAAGTTCTAACTCAAAACTAGCCCTGTCACAACAAAACACAATCCGTTGAATCCAATATCTTGTGTGATTCAAAATTTACCATGGCTATCATCTATGCAAGCGTACCAACCTGGAAGTATAATTTGGCAATGGCATCTGAATAGTAATCGTGTTTGCAACTACGTCAGAAGGGAATTCAGCTCGTATCTTAATAATCACTTCAGCCTAAATTTCAGGAAGTAGAGAGATATACGAATTAAGCACTggaaaaaagatttataaagcAATTAAGAAACTTATTTAGTTCTCCGTCTGACCAGAAGACGTGTTCAAATTGTACCTTAAGGCGTCCGGCCTCTTCAATCAAGGTATTAACATGAAAAGGAGGCTTAAACTCCTGAGTCATACGGTAGTTCATTACTGGAAACTCACCATCTGGTGGAACCTGAAAAGGAAACGCAAGTTAAAGAGCAAAATAACATGTTATGACAATTACAAGGTGTTTTATGTGGTAAATCTTTGAAGCTTACCAGGGACAAAGTTCTATCCGAGTCGAAGCTATCAAGCCGAACAGACTCATGAAAGTTACAATCATCAAGTATCACCCCTGAACCTGAAGAACTCCTATAATCTGCAAGAAAAGAATGAATTTATACCTCAATTATGAATGTTACCTTAATAGTAGATCGAACCAACTTTATGGGTATGAAGTTAACAATGATTCATTGATTTGCCTCAAAGACGCAGAAGAATTTAACATATAGTAGCTATAAACTAAAGAATTTAACATATAGTAACATTGTATCAAGATAATAATTTTGATACAATGGGATGAAATAAGCAATAATACCATATACTGATGCTCCTCCTCTTCCTATGTTTAGGTCTTCATTAAGAGCTAAACGAATTTCTGGATT
The sequence above is drawn from the Brassica napus cultivar Da-Ae chromosome A8, Da-Ae, whole genome shotgun sequence genome and encodes:
- the LOC106427792 gene encoding AP-4 complex subunit mu, yielding MMISQFFVVSQRGDNIVFRDYRAEVPKGSTETFFRKVKFWKEDGNAEAPPIFNVDGVNYFHVKVVGLYFVATTRVNVSPSLVLELLQRIARVIKDYLGVLNEDSFRKNFVLVYELLDEVIDFGYVQTSSTEVLKSYVFNEPILIAPARLQPIDPAAIFTQGSKRMPGTAVTKSVVANDPGGRRREEIFVDIIEKISVTFSSSGYILTSEIDGTIQMKSYLSGNPEIRLALNEDLNIGRGGASVYDYRSSSGSGVILDDCNFHESVRLDSFDSDRTLSLVPPDGEFPVMNYRMTQEFKPPFHVNTLIEEAGRLKAEVIIKIRAEFPSDVVANTITIQMPLPNYTSRASFELELGAAGQKTDFKETSKMLEWSFKKIVGGAEHTLRAKLTFSQEFHGNITKEAGPVSMTFTIPMYNVSKLQVKYLQIAKNSSSQNPYRWVRYVTQANSYVARI